GGTGCGCTCTTCACTGTCGCTCATCGGCCCAGACTAGCCAACTCGTGAGAGCGGGAATCGTCGCTCGTGGACAGGTGCGGCCGAGCCGCGCCTGCGATCAGCTCGCCGGCAGGTCGGCGTAGGCGCGCTTCACGCCGTTGTACCAGTCGAGCGACTTCTTCGGGTGCATCCATCGACCCTTCATCGCATCGCGAGCCGCGGCGTGGGTCTCGTCACCCGACTTCACGGCTTCTCTGAGGTGCTTGTCCTGGGCTTTGATGATCTCGTCAGCCGTCGCGGCGCGGTGCTCGAGTTCGCACGGGCCGCCGAGGTCCTGGCAGGTCATGGTCTTCATCGTGTTCTCCTCCTGCCGTCGCGGTCGACGGCTTCTACTCCAGTGACGTCGGGGAGGGAGAGAATGTGACATCGTTCTTCGCGCGGCGGACGACGCCCTGCAGCACCTCGGGTTCGGCCCGGAACATGATCGACTGAACGACTCCGTCGACGACGGTGAAGTCGAAGACGACCCTGGCGACGCCACGGAGGAACCAGGCGAAGCCGGGCCGACCGGCGACGAGAACGGGAAGCGCCGCATGGGCGCTGCCGTTGAAGAACGCCGCAACCTCCTCCCTGCCCTCGATCTGCCGGGGTGTACCCGCCACGATCGCGGCCGCGTCGGCGCTCACGCTGGCCCCGGGAGCGAGAAGGGACAGGAGACGCACAAGGTCGCTGCCGCGCGCAGCGGCCATGAAGGCGTCGACGACCTGCTGGTCGGAGATGGGCCCGCCCGGCTCTGCGTCAGCGATCTTGGCCCGTGCGCGCGAGGCGAGCTTGCGCGCTGCAGCCGGCCCACGCTCGAGGATCTCGCCGATGGTGTCGAAGTCGAATCCGAACGACTCGTGGAGCACGAGGGCGACCCGTTCGTTCGGGCTGAGCCGGTCGATCACCACGTGCAACGCCTGGCCGACAGCTTCGCGCTGCTCAGCCGAATGCGCCGGATCGGGCGCGCCCCCTGCTGTAGCGTCGCGATCCTGGGACGGGATCGGAGTGCTGCCCTCATCCGCCGGAACGGGCACCGGCACCCGGGACCGCAGGCGATCGATGCACAGCCGAGTGGTCACTGTGGTGAGCCAACCGGGCAGGTTCTCGATCACAGCCGTGTTCTCGTTCAGCCGCAGCCACGTCCGCTGCACAATGTCTTCGGCTTCGTGGCGGTCATCGAGAATGCGCGCCGCAATGGCAACCAGCCGGCCACGCTGCTGCTCGAACTCGTCCGCCTCCGCCACGGCCTCACCCTACGCCAGACCCGACCGGAATCGGCGGGTCCTGGCGGGAGGTGAGGTGCAGGGGTCTCTGGCGAACCGCGAGTCAGTGGCTCTCGTCGAGCGCGATGAGCGCGCCGTTCCAGCTGTACTTCGTGATCGCGTCGACGAACGTCGCTCCGCTGTCTCCGCGGCCGATCTGCTCGCCGGATTCCTCGTCGAACAGAGCGACGGTGTGACCGGGATCCGGCTTGCCGCTGGTGATCTCGAATTCGACGCGCACGTCGTGCCCACCGAGCTTCCCCAGCACGGTGCTCCTGTCCTCGCCGTCCTTGGTGCTCGTCGTGACGAGAGGACCGCCTCCGTGGGCAGCCAGGGCCTCGTTGATGTGGCTGACAAGTGTGCTCGTGTTCACGGTGATCCTTCTCTCGGGATGCATCAGCGCGCTCTGCGGGACAACATCACCGTACCGATCGCGCCCGGCCCGGGGCGACGGGTTGATTTCCGCCGCCCCTCTGTGCAGGTGCTGCGCCACCGCGAATCGATTCGATAGGACGCTAAGTGCTCTGAGCGCGCGGATTTCCAGCAGTTTGCGTCCCATCGAATCGATTCGATGCAGGGGCGCGCGCGCGGGGGCGCGCTAGCGGACGAGGGCCGCGCGCGACTCGGCGAGCAGCTCCTCGACGCGAGGCACCACCTGGGTGCCGTAGAGCTCGATGTTCCGCATCATGTTCTCGTGCGGGAGCGTGCCGGCGCTGTACTTCAGGTCGAAACGGTTGGCCCCGAGCACCTCGATCGTCGCGGCGATCTTCTTCGCGACCGTCTCGGGCGACCCCACGTAGATCGCACCGTTCGGCGTCGCCTCGCCCTCGAACTGCTGGCGGGTGAGGGGCGGCCAGCCCCGGCTCGCGCCGATCCGCGCGTGCATCAACTGGTAGTGCGGGAAGAACTCTTCCTTGGCCTGTTCGTCGGTCTCGGCGATGTAGCCGGGCGAATGCACACCGATGGCCTGCATCGGCAGTTCGAGCTGAGTGATGGCCCGCTTGTACAGGTCGACGTAGGGCGCGAAGCGAGCGGATGCCCCACCGATGATCGCGAGCATCATGGGCAGCCCGTAGCGGGCGGTGCGCACAACCGACTCGGGGCTTCCACCCACGCCGACCCAGGTGCGGAGAGCTCCGCTCTCGGTGACGGGGTACACCGACTGGTTGTCGAGCGGCGCACGGGTGGTGCCGCTCCAGGTGACCGGCTTCTCCTTCAGAAGTTCGGAGAACAGCTCCAGCTTCTCTTCGAAGAGCTTCTCGTAGTCGCCGAGGTCGTACCCGAAGAGCGGGAACGATTCGGTGAACGACCCCCGGCCGAGAATGACCTCGGCACGACCATCCGACACCGCATCGAGCGTCGAGAAGCGCTGGAACACGCGCACCGGGTCGTCGGAGCTGAGTACAGTGACAGCCGAGCCGAGGTGGATGTTCGTGGTGCGACCCGCGATGGCGGCGAGCACGACATCGGGGGCGGAGACCGCGAAGTCCTCGCGGTGATGCTCACCCACGCCGAAGAAGCTGAGGCCGACCTGATCGGCGAGCACACCCTCCTCGACCACATTGCGGATCACCTGGGCCTGCGAGACGGCTTCACCATTGGGGGCGTTCGTCACGTCCCCGAAGGTGTCGAGCCCGAATTCGATTCGATCTGTTCCCACTGCTTCGGTCATGACGAAACCCTGCCATCCTTTGTCTCTGCTTCTCACAGTCTATGCGTTTGTATACAGTACAACCATGCTGGCGGCTGAGTATTCCCGGCACCGAAGACCGCCAATTCGGCGGAACTGCCGGGTCGCTCAGGCTTTGGACAGCACCCCGTGTCTATGCTCGCTCCGATGACTTCTGCCACCACACCCCGCCGCATCCTGACGCCCGAACAGCGCCGGCGCCGGCGCCGTCGACAGGTCGCCACCCGGTGGCTCGTCATCGCCGTCGTGCTCGCGGTGGTCGCGACGGGCGGTTACGTGGTCTACAACTACCAGCGGTTCGTCGGCGGAATCAACCACATCGACGCGATTCCGGGCGGCACGAACACGACCGGCAAAGACCAGAACATCCTTCTCGTCGGCGACGACCACCGACCCGACAACGCGACTCCCGAACAACTCGCCCAGCTCGGCACCGAGGATGACGGCGGCGGAACGAGCACCGACACGATGATCGTCGTGCACCTGCCGGCCGACGGCAGCTCAGCCACAATGATCTCCCTGCCCCGCGACTCGTGGGTCGACATCCCGGGTTACGGCCAGGACAAGCTGAACTCGGCTTTCATCCACGGGGTCGAGGCCGGCGGGAACGACTCAGCCGGGGCGCAACTGCTGATCACGACCATCCAGAACCTGACCGGGCTGACGATCGACCACTTCGTGCGGGTGTCGCTGCTCGGGTTCTACAACGTGGTCGACGCACTCGGTCCGGTGCAGGTGTGCCTGAACGAGGCGGTGGACGATCCGTTCTCGGCGATCGACCTGCCCGCTGGCGTCTCGTCGCTGAACGCGTCGCAGGCCCTCTCGTTCGTTCGCCAACGCCACGGACTGCCGAACGGCGACCTCGATCGCCAGGTTCGACAGCAGTACTTCCTCTCGGTCGAGGCGCGTCAGATCCTCTCGGCCGGCACCCTGCTCAACCCGGTCAAACTCGGCAGCGTGCTCGACGCCATCAGCGCGTCGGTCGAGACCGATCCGGGGCTCAACATCATCGACCTCGCCACGCAGATGCGCGGGCTGAGCGCCGACAAGATCCGTTCGGCGACGATCCCGATCACCGGCACGCCGACGATCGAGGTCGACGGCTCCGACGTGTCGATCGTCGCTGTCGACACCGAGGCGATGCCAGGGTTCATCGCCGGAATCCTCGGCACCGGGTCTCCGGATGCTCCCGCCACCGCTTCGG
Above is a genomic segment from Subtercola boreus containing:
- a CDS encoding DUF1059 domain-containing protein codes for the protein MKTMTCQDLGGPCELEHRAATADEIIKAQDKHLREAVKSGDETHAAARDAMKGRWMHPKKSLDWYNGVKRAYADLPAS
- a CDS encoding sigma-70 family RNA polymerase sigma factor, translating into MAEADEFEQQRGRLVAIAARILDDRHEAEDIVQRTWLRLNENTAVIENLPGWLTTVTTRLCIDRLRSRVPVPVPADEGSTPIPSQDRDATAGGAPDPAHSAEQREAVGQALHVVIDRLSPNERVALVLHESFGFDFDTIGEILERGPAAARKLASRARAKIADAEPGGPISDQQVVDAFMAAARGSDLVRLLSLLAPGASVSADAAAIVAGTPRQIEGREEVAAFFNGSAHAALPVLVAGRPGFAWFLRGVARVVFDFTVVDGVVQSIMFRAEPEVLQGVVRRAKNDVTFSPSPTSLE
- a CDS encoding LLM class flavin-dependent oxidoreductase, producing the protein MTEAVGTDRIEFGLDTFGDVTNAPNGEAVSQAQVIRNVVEEGVLADQVGLSFFGVGEHHREDFAVSAPDVVLAAIAGRTTNIHLGSAVTVLSSDDPVRVFQRFSTLDAVSDGRAEVILGRGSFTESFPLFGYDLGDYEKLFEEKLELFSELLKEKPVTWSGTTRAPLDNQSVYPVTESGALRTWVGVGGSPESVVRTARYGLPMMLAIIGGASARFAPYVDLYKRAITQLELPMQAIGVHSPGYIAETDEQAKEEFFPHYQLMHARIGASRGWPPLTRQQFEGEATPNGAIYVGSPETVAKKIAATIEVLGANRFDLKYSAGTLPHENMMRNIELYGTQVVPRVEELLAESRAALVR
- a CDS encoding LCP family protein; translated protein: MTSATTPRRILTPEQRRRRRRRQVATRWLVIAVVLAVVATGGYVVYNYQRFVGGINHIDAIPGGTNTTGKDQNILLVGDDHRPDNATPEQLAQLGTEDDGGGTSTDTMIVVHLPADGSSATMISLPRDSWVDIPGYGQDKLNSAFIHGVEAGGNDSAGAQLLITTIQNLTGLTIDHFVRVSLLGFYNVVDALGPVQVCLNEAVDDPFSAIDLPAGVSSLNASQALSFVRQRHGLPNGDLDRQVRQQYFLSVEARQILSAGTLLNPVKLGSVLDAISASVETDPGLNIIDLATQMRGLSADKIRSATIPITGTPTIEVDGSDVSIVAVDTEAMPGFIAGILGTGSPDAPATASAYDSAPASAPGDVTVTVLNGSDADGIAGVATDALAGYGFSTGEPASAAESRATTVIQYPAGKEGDAKAVAAYLPGAAVEVSADVSDVTVILGSDGIAVTDPAVAESADPVAPVETPTPAPSTPGTSYAQGACIN